The following proteins are co-located in the Desulfovibrio intestinalis genome:
- a CDS encoding phosphoribosylanthranilate isomerase, producing the protein MLVKVCGLTRQQDLDMAASLGAGMCGFIFHARSPRYVTPAHVASLESGKMLRVGVFVDQNAEEICRIMAEARLDMAQLHGKQDLDCAKAVGVQRVIRVVWPGRYCHRALLYNELQKHAGACACYLLDAGTTGGGSGAKLDWQDLSHLPAPHPWLLAGGLSADNVGQAVSLCSPDGVDFNSGVEDAPGQKNTQKLAAALAVAAKQKGNGYLS; encoded by the coding sequence ATGCTCGTTAAGGTCTGCGGTCTCACCCGGCAGCAGGATCTGGACATGGCGGCTTCGCTGGGGGCGGGCATGTGCGGCTTTATCTTTCATGCGCGCAGCCCCCGGTATGTGACTCCTGCCCATGTGGCATCCCTTGAAAGCGGAAAAATGCTGCGCGTGGGTGTGTTTGTAGACCAGAATGCCGAAGAGATATGCCGTATTATGGCCGAAGCACGGCTGGATATGGCCCAATTGCACGGAAAGCAGGATCTGGACTGCGCCAAGGCTGTGGGCGTGCAAAGAGTCATACGGGTGGTCTGGCCAGGGCGATACTGCCACAGGGCGCTGCTTTACAATGAACTGCAAAAACATGCGGGAGCCTGCGCCTGCTACCTGCTTGATGCCGGAACTACCGGAGGCGGCAGCGGTGCAAAGCTGGATTGGCAGGATTTGAGCCATCTGCCTGCCCCGCACCCCTGGCTGTTGGCAGGAGGCCTGAGTGCGGATAATGTAGGACAGGCCGTAAGCCTTTGCTCACCTGACGGAGTGGATTTCAATTCCGGCGTGGAAGACGCGCCGGGTCAAAAGAATACGCAAAAGCTGGCAGCTGCCCTGGCAGTTGCCGCAAAACAGAAAGGCAATGGGTATTTGTCATGA
- the trpB gene encoding tryptophan synthase subunit beta, which produces MKNSYFGEFGGCFVPELLMPPLMEVEAAMHNIYPTEAFQAELQDLLHNYAGRETPLTHCPTLSRELGFDLWLKREDLLHTGAHKVNNTLGQALLAKYMGKTALVAETGAGQHGVATAAAAARLGLECTVYMGAEDVERQAPNVMRMKLLGATVHSVESGTRTLKDAINEALRAWIGSQETTHYCFGTAAGPHPFPLLVRELQSVIGRETRAQMLEKTGNLPDAVVACVGGGSNAIGMFHPFLEDESVRIIGVEAAGTGETGCFNSAPLNMGTPGVLHGAYSMLLQNNDGQVEPSHSISAGLDYPGVGPEHSWLHKTGRVHYGMVKDANALAAFQHLCRTEGILPALESSHALAWVLDHPQEFKPGQQVVVNLSGRGDKDLGIINKALGFAPGQGEV; this is translated from the coding sequence ATGAAAAACAGCTATTTTGGCGAGTTTGGCGGCTGCTTTGTGCCTGAGCTGCTTATGCCGCCCCTCATGGAAGTGGAAGCGGCCATGCACAACATTTATCCTACAGAGGCCTTTCAGGCCGAGTTGCAGGATCTGTTGCACAACTACGCCGGGCGTGAAACTCCCCTGACCCATTGCCCCACGCTTTCGCGTGAGCTCGGCTTTGATCTCTGGCTCAAGCGTGAAGACCTGCTGCACACGGGCGCGCACAAGGTGAATAATACTCTTGGTCAGGCCCTGCTTGCCAAATATATGGGCAAGACCGCCCTTGTGGCTGAAACCGGAGCAGGCCAGCACGGCGTGGCCACGGCTGCCGCTGCCGCCCGTCTCGGGTTGGAGTGCACTGTCTATATGGGCGCTGAAGATGTGGAGCGCCAGGCTCCCAACGTCATGCGTATGAAGCTGCTGGGCGCTACCGTGCATTCTGTGGAAAGCGGCACCCGCACCCTCAAGGATGCCATCAACGAAGCCCTGCGCGCGTGGATCGGCAGTCAGGAAACTACGCATTACTGCTTTGGCACGGCAGCTGGCCCTCATCCTTTCCCACTGCTTGTGCGCGAACTTCAGAGCGTCATTGGCCGTGAAACCCGGGCCCAGATGCTGGAAAAAACCGGAAACCTGCCTGACGCCGTGGTGGCTTGCGTTGGCGGAGGCTCCAACGCCATAGGTATGTTCCATCCCTTCCTTGAAGATGAAAGCGTGCGTATTATCGGTGTGGAAGCGGCAGGAACCGGTGAAACCGGTTGTTTTAACTCCGCTCCCCTCAATATGGGAACACCTGGCGTGCTGCACGGCGCCTACAGCATGCTTTTGCAAAATAACGACGGCCAGGTGGAGCCTTCACACTCCATCTCTGCTGGCCTTGATTATCCTGGCGTTGGCCCCGAGCACTCATGGTTGCACAAGACGGGCCGCGTTCATTACGGCATGGTCAAGGACGCCAACGCCCTGGCCGCATTCCAGCATTTGTGCCGCACCGAGGGCATTTTGCCTGCTCTGGAATCTTCGCATGCTCTGGCCTGGGTGCTGGATCATCCGCAAGAATTCAAACCGGGTCAGCAGGTTGTGGTCAATCTTTCGGGCCGGGGCGACAAAGACCTTGGCATCATCAATAAAGCTCTGGGCTTTGCTCCGGGGCAGGGCGAGGTGTAG
- the trpA gene encoding tryptophan synthase subunit alpha: MNLLEEKIRKANAAGRPALIPFLTAGFPDQTSFWPALMELDENGADIIEIGVPFSDPVADGPVVEDASRRALSDGVNLRGILMDLIQRKGLIQSGVVLMGYLNPFLQYGYEKLAQDAAKGGVHGFIVPDLPYEEAEPLRSALKKEGIALIPLVGPNTSAERMALYAAEGEGYVYVVSVMGITGERGNVAPQVAETMRRARSVFKLPLALGFGLREPAQLEALPADARPDAVVFGSALLKHLDEGHSAEEFMARWK; encoded by the coding sequence ATGAACCTGCTTGAAGAAAAGATTCGCAAGGCCAATGCTGCTGGCCGTCCGGCTCTGATTCCCTTTCTTACGGCGGGGTTTCCCGATCAGACAAGCTTTTGGCCTGCCCTGATGGAACTGGATGAAAACGGCGCGGACATCATCGAAATCGGCGTGCCTTTTTCTGATCCTGTTGCCGATGGCCCTGTTGTTGAAGACGCTTCGCGCCGGGCGCTGAGTGATGGCGTTAATTTGCGCGGCATCCTTATGGACCTTATCCAGCGCAAAGGTCTGATTCAGTCTGGCGTTGTGCTTATGGGCTACCTTAATCCCTTCTTGCAGTACGGCTATGAAAAACTGGCCCAAGACGCTGCCAAGGGTGGCGTTCACGGGTTTATCGTTCCCGATTTGCCGTATGAAGAAGCAGAGCCTTTGCGCAGTGCTTTGAAAAAGGAAGGAATAGCGCTCATTCCTCTTGTGGGCCCCAACACCAGTGCCGAGCGCATGGCCCTTTATGCCGCAGAAGGCGAGGGATATGTGTATGTGGTTTCTGTTATGGGCATCACGGGGGAAAGGGGCAATGTGGCTCCCCAGGTGGCAGAAACCATGCGCAGGGCACGGTCTGTCTTCAAGCTACCGTTGGCCTTGGGCTTTGGGCTGCGTGAACCTGCGCAGCTGGAAGCATTGCCTGCTGATGCTCGTCCTGATGCCGTAGTTTTTGGTAGCGCTTTGCTTAAGCATCTTGACGAAGGGCATAGTGCTGAAGAGTTTATGGCCCGCTGGAAGTAA
- a CDS encoding DUF2325 domain-containing protein: MCVTLIGGMDRLQKDYIAAAKENGHSLKCISRNERNFIEKIGNPDAMIVFTNKISHEAKRKAVHVARSRNIPLQMVHSCGVSSLRECLRDA; encoded by the coding sequence ATGTGCGTAACACTTATAGGCGGCATGGACAGGTTGCAAAAAGATTACATAGCCGCAGCCAAGGAAAACGGGCATTCCCTCAAGTGCATCAGCCGCAATGAACGTAACTTCATTGAAAAAATCGGCAACCCTGATGCCATGATTGTTTTCACCAACAAAATTTCGCATGAGGCCAAGCGCAAGGCTGTACACGTGGCTCGTTCGCGCAATATTCCCTTGCAAATGGTGCATTCATGCGGCGTATCATCCCTGCGGGAGTGCCTGCGAGACGCATAG